Part of the Pseudomonas baltica genome is shown below.
GGCAGCGTTCGACCACTTGATTCGCACTTCCGCACCGGCTTGATACTGTATTGGCATAGATAAAAAAACCCGCGAATCCGCGGGTTTTTTTATACCTTCACGCCATTGGCGCAGGTTGGATGATTTCGACCCAGTAATCATCCGGGTCCTTGATGAAGGCCAGATGCTTCATGCGGCCATCGCTCAGGCGCTTTTGAAAGGTCACACCGAGTTCTTCAAATCGGGCGCACGCAACTGTGACATCCGGGACCGAAATACAAATATGGCCGAAACCGCGTGGGTCGGTATTGCCATTATGGTAGGCGAAGTCGGCGTCTGATTCAGTGCCATGGTTATGGGTCAATTCCAATACGCCGGGAATCGACTTCATCCATTGATGGCGTTCTGCGTCGTCTTGGGGGATTTGCTGTTTATCGACCAAGGCGAGGAAGTAGAGGCTGAATTGGGCTTCAGGGAAATCGCGTTTATCCACCAGGCTGAATCCCAATACGCGGGTATAGAAATCGAGCGAGCGAGTAATGTCCTTGACGCGCAACATGGTGTGGTTGAACACGAACTGTTGCGTCGCTGTGTCAGGGCTCGCCGTTACGCCGGCCAAGGTGTTAAGGGTGTCGAGACTCATGAGGGCTCCGTTGGAAAATGATCGTCGCCAATGCAAAGCGTCTTGCGACGGGGCTGATCAATAATACGCAGGGAGGGCGCTAATGCCAAATGCACGGCTGGAGTGCAGTGAATGTGAACGGATATTCAGGAAAATGGAATTCGAATGAAGCGCAGGAGAGGATTGAAACGGCAGAGCGGGAAATAAGCAGCCCGCCGAAGCGGGCATATGGGGCGCTGGTCCTTCAGCAGCCTTGATAATCTCCCTCCAACGGTGAAAATACCGTGAAAATCAGGCAGTGGTTCCGTGAACCTTAAAAAAACTTTTAAGCGCGCAACCAGCTTTCAACGGTATCGCTGCCGTGCTCGCGTTTCCACGCCTTAAGGCCGCTGTGGTTGCCACCCTTGGTTTCGATCAGTTCGCCGGTGTGCGGGTTCTCGTAAACTTTCAGTACACGAGGCTTGCGGGTCTTGACCGGGGCAACGGGGGCGGATTTGGCGTTGACCGCGGAAGGATCGAGAATCGAGATAACGTCACGCAGATTCTTGTCGTAACTTTTCATCAATGCTTGAAGTTTTTCTTCGAATTCGATTTCTTTCTTGAGGCCTGCGTCGTTTTTCAGTGTCTCCAGCTGTGCAAGTTGCTCTTGCAAGGCTTTTTCGGCAGCACGAAATTCGGCGAGTCTGGACATGGTTGAAGCTCCGGCAGGGGTGACGAGGTCACATTGATGTGCCGCCAGAATAGTGTCCAAAAGACAAAACGTAAATAAGCCAGCTGCAGAAGAACGCAAAAAATCAACTAAAAAGCCGTTGAATGACGGCGATTTAGTTGATTTTCACAAAAATTGTATCAAGTCGTTAGTTACGCACCTGAAAAGCTGGCGGCGATTCTATCAACTTGTACGGCGTTTTTTCACAACGCCTTTAGTTGCTGGCGATAGCGCTGATAGACCTGTTGGTACTTGGCGACGTTCGCCGGCACCGGTGGCGTCTGGCTGTGGTCGTCCACTCGCACACAGCGTTTGCACAGCGCTTGCAACGTCGTCGCGTCCGCGCTGACGCACCAGGCAGCCTGAATCGCCGCGCCTAGCGCGGCGGCCTCTGGTTCTTCGGTGCAAATCACCGGAACGCCCATGATATCGGCCACTATCTGGCGCCACAGCGGGCTCTTCGACCCGCCGCCTACCAGGCGGATGCTGTGGCAAGGCAAGCCGCTGTCGCGCAGCAGGTCGAGGCCGTAACGCAGCCCGAAGGTAGTGCCTTCGACCGCTGCTCTGCATAGATTGGCCTGGTTCAGATTGCTGCTGGTCAAGCCATGCAGGCTGCCTTGCGCCTGTGGCAGGGCGGGGACGCGTTCGCCGTTGAGGAAGGGCAGCATCAGCACCCCCTCGGCGCCGATTGGTGCGCGTTCGATCTGGTGATTGAACCCCGCCAGGTCCAGTTCGAACAGCTCGCGCACGGCGCTGGTGACGTTGGTCAGGTTCATGGTGCAGATCAACGGCAGCCAGCCGCCGCTGGATGAACAGAAAGTCGCTACTTCGCTGCTCGGGTTGATGACCGGCTCGGCGCTGTAGGCGTATACCGTGCCCGACGACCCCAGGCTCATGGTGATTTCCCCGGCGACAATGTTGCCGGTACCGATGGCGCCCATCATGTTGTCGCCGCCGCCACTGGCGACCACAGCCGCTGGGTTGATACCCAGGCGCCGGGCGATTTCCGGGCGTATCTGGCCCACGGCCTCATGGGCGTCCAGCAGCTCGGGCAGGGCTGCCTGCAGGCGTCCATCGGGATCGATATGGCGCAGCAGTTGCAGGTCCCACTGGCGACTGCGCACGTTGAAGTAACCGGTGCCCGAGGCATCCCCGTATTCGCTGCAACGCCGTCCGGTCAGCCAGTAATTGAGGTAATCGTGGGGGAGCAGGATTGCATCGATCCGCGCAAACAATTGTGGAAACTGCTCCTTGGTCCATAGCAGCTTGGAGACGGTGTACCCGGGCGCTATGACTACCCCTAGACGTTCCAGCGAGCCTTTTTCACCGCCCAGATAGTGCAGCAGCCTGTCGTTTTCGGCGGTGGTTTCGGTATCGCACCAGAGCTTGGCCGGGCGCAACACCTGGCCATCAGTATCCAGCAGCACCAGGCCATGTTGCTGGCCTGACACCCCGACGCCTTCGATCAGTTGGCCATCGATGCCCGCTTCCTGTAGCGCCTGGGCGGTGGCCGTTTCGAACGCCGCCACCCACTGGGCCGGATCCTGCTCGCGTCGGCCATTGGCCTGCGCATCCAGCGTGTGAGGCGCGGACCCGTGGCCCAGCACCTTGCCGGTGCGGGTATCGAGGATCAGCGCTTTGGTACCTTGAGTGCCGCAATCAATGCCCAGAAACATGCCCACTCTACCTCCCGTTGCCCCGCAAGGCGTGCAGCGTGCCCTGCACACCCAATGTGCGCAGGTTGCGCAGTTGACGCTCGAACGCTGCAGCGAATTCCGTCGATTGCGCGATGGTCTTGCCAAAAATCTCTTCGACGCCCAGCAAGCGTTCGGTCAGCTTGGCATCGTCGCTGACCAGTTCCCGGCAAAAGTCGGCCCGCGGATCGACGATGGTATAGGCGCGCACGTCGGCCGGCTGTTGCAGATACAGGGCCCAGGCCGCTACCACCAGCGCGGCACGGTCCAGAGGCTTGCCATCGGCGATCAGACGATCAATGGTGGGCACGGTGAATTTGGGGAACTTCGACGAGCCGTCCGAGCAGACTCGCTGCAACTGGTCGGCGATCTTCTGGTTGGAGAAGCGTTGGATCAACGTCGCCTTGTAGTCGCTCAGGTCGATACCCGGCACCGGGGCCAGTTGGGGCGTGACATCAAGGTCCATGTACTGGCGGATGTAGTCGACGATCAACGGATCGTTCATGGTCTCGTGAACGAACTCATGACCTGCCAGGGTGCCGAGATAGGTGAGGGCCAGGTGGCTACCGTTGAGCAGTTTGATTTTCATCGCTTCGTACGGGGTGACGTCGTCGGTGAACTGCACGCCGACCTTTTCCCAGGCGGGTCGACCGTTGCTGAACTTGTCTTCGAGCACCCACTGCACGAAGGGCTCGCAGACCACTGGCCAGGCATCGTCGATGCCATGTTGATCGTGCAACGCCAGGCGATGGGCGTTGCTGGTCATCGGCGTGATGCGGTCGACCATGGCATTGGGAAAGCTCACATTCGCGGCGATCCAGTCATGCAGGGCCTGGTCTTCGCCCAACGCGGCAAACGCCAGCAGCGCCTTGCGCGCCACGGCGCCGTTATGGGGCAGGTTATCGCAGGACATCACCGTGAACGGCGCAACCCCCGCAGCGCGGCGCCGAGCCAGCGCGGCGCACAAGAAGCCGAACACGCTCCTGGGGGCGTCGGGGTGCACCAGGTCGTGCTGAATCAGCGGCAGATGGGCCATGAATTCGCCGCTGCTGTCGTCGATGCAGTACGCGCCTTCGGTAATGGTCAACGAAACGATGCGGGTGGCGGGATCGGCGAGTTTGGCGATCAATGCCTGGGGGTCATCTTCGGCCAGCAGCATGCCGGTAATGGCGGCGATGACGCGTACTTCAGTGTCCGGCGTATCGGCCAGTTCCACCAACGTGAACAAGTAATCCTGGCCGGCCAGGTCATCGCGTGCCTTGCGGTCCTCGGCACGCAGGCCGGCGCCGCAGATGGCCCAGTCCAGGCCCTCGCCGCGGTTCATCAAGCGATCGGTATAGAACGCCTGGTGTGCGCGGTGGAAGCCGCCAACGCCGATGTGGACGATGCCCTGGGTGGTGCTCGTTGCCTGGTAGGCGGGGCGTTCGACAGGCGCGGGGAGCTGCGACAGGTTTTTCAGATTGAGTTTCATGACGGTTCTCGATTTCAGGCCGCAGCGCGCAGCGCGGGGATGACCGCGACGCCCTGGGCATCGAACAGGTGGCAATGCTCGGCATTGAGGTACAGATTGAGGCGCTCGCCGTACTGGCTGCTCATGTCACCGCGGATCCGCAACGTCAGCGGCTCCCCCGAATCGGTGAGCACGTGGCAGAACGTATCGCTGCCCAGGCGTTCGCTGACATCGGCGGTCACCGCCAGTTGGCATTGGCCCTCGCTGGCCAGCTCCAGGTGCTCGGGACGGATACCGAGGGTGACTTCGCCACCGACGCTCAGGGTCGGGCTGACCCGGGGCAGGGTGATGCGCGTGCCCGCCGCCAGGTCGACTTCGCAGGCCTGGCCGTCGATGCGGCTGACCTTGCCCTTGAGAAAGCCCATCTTCGGCGTGCCCAAAAAGCCTGCCACGAATAGATTGGCTGGGCTGTGATACAGCTCCAGCGGCGAGCCCACCTGTTCGATCTGGCCGGCATTGAGGACCACCACTTTGTCGGCCAGGGTCATGGCTTCGACCTGGTCGTGGGTGACATAGATCATGGTCGCCTGCAGCTCCTTATGCAGCCGCGACAGCTCCAGGCGCATCTGCACGCGCAGGGCGGCGTCGAGGTTGGACAGGGGTTCGTCGAACAAGAAGATCTTGGGGTTGCGCACGATGGAGCGGCCGATGGCCACCCGTTGGCGCTGGCCGCCGGACAGTTGCTTGGGCTTGCGATCGAGCAGCGGGCCAAGTTCGAGGATGCGCGCGGCGTCGTCGACCTTGCGGGTCACTTCGGCCTTGTCCTGGCCGGCCAGGTTGAGGGCGAAGGCCATGTTCTGGCGCACGGTCATGTGCGGATACAGCGCGTACGACTGGAACACCATGGCCAAGTCGCGCTTGGCCGGGGTGACTTCGGTGATGTCGCGGCCATCGAGTTCGAGGGTGCCGCTGGTGACATCTTCGAGGCCGGCGATTAGGCGCAGCAAGGTGGATTTGCCGCAGCCTGACGGGCCGACGAACACCACGAATTCGCGGTCATGGACTTCGAGGTTGACGCCTTTGATGATCTGCAGGCCTTCGAAGCCTTTTTTCAGGTTTTTTATTTTCAGCGTGGCCATGTCTGGGTTCCTGATATTGGATTGTTGTTGTCTGGGCGGGCCTCTTCGCGGGCAAGCCTTGCTCCCACAGGTGTACGACTCCATACCGGCTTGCACTGTGGGAGCAAGGCTTGCCCGCGAAGGGGCCGGGCCTGCGGAACGAAATTCATTTGACCGCCCCAAAAGAGAGGCCGCGCACCAACTGCTTCTGACTGATCCAGCCAAAGATGAGGATAGGGGCACAGGCCAACGTCGACACCGCCGACAGCTTGGCCCAGAACAACCCTTCGGGGCTTGAGTACGAGGCGATCAATGCCGTCAGCGGCGCGGCCTGGGAGCTGGTCAGGTTTAGCGACCAGAACGCTTCGTTCCAGCACAGAATCAGCGACAGCAACACGGTCGAAGCGAGCCCGCCCTTGCTGATCGGCAGCAGCACGCGGACCATCTCCTGCCACAGCGTGGCGCCGTCCAGGCGCGCGGCTTCGAGGATGTCCTTGGGAATGTCCTTGAAATAGGTGTACACCATCCACACCACGATCGGCAGGTTGATCAGGGTGTAGATGATGATCAGCGCCGTGCGCGAATCCAGCAGCCCCGCGCCCTTGGCCAGGAGGTAGATGGGCATCAGCACGCCCACCGGCGGCAGCATCTTGGTCGAGAGCATCCACAGCAGGGTTTTCTTGGTGCGCTTGGTCTCGTAGAACGCCATCGAGTACGCTGCCGGCACCGCGATCAGCATGCACAGCGCCGTGGCGGTGAACGAGATCAGCACCGAGTTCCAGGCGAAGTGGAAGTAGTCGCTGCGCTCCTGGATGTGCAGGTAGTTTTCCAGCGTCGGCGTGAAGAAGAACTGCGGCGGCGTGGCGAAGGCATCGATCTCGGTCTTGAAGCTGGTGAGGATCATCCAGAAGATCGGGAAGAAGATCACCAGCGCGATGATCCACGCCAGGGTGCCGAGCAAGGCGCTTTGCAGGCGCCGCGATTGTTTGAGCGTCATCATGGCGGGCTCCTCAAGTCTTGTCGGTCAGGTTTTTGCCGATCATGCGCACCAGCACAATCGCTGCGATGTTGGCGATCACCACCGCGATCAACCCGCCCGCCGAAGCCATGCCGACGTCGAACTGCACCAGCGCCTGGTTGTAGATCAGGTACGCCAGGTTGGTCGAGGCAAAACCGGGGCCGCCGTTGGTGGTGGTGAAGATTTCGGCGAACACCGACAGTAGAAAGATCGTCTCGATCATCACCACCACGGCGATGGGCCGTGCCAGATGGGGCAGGGTCAGGTGCCAGAAGATCGCGATCGGCCCGGCACCGTCCAGCCGCGCAGCTTCTTTCTGCTCCTGGTCCAGCGACTGCATGGCGGTCATCAAAATCAGGATGGCGAACGGCAGCCACTGCCAGCTGACGATGATGATGATTGACAGCAGCGGGTAGTTGGCCAGCCAGTCGATGGGCTGCAAGCCGACGGCCTTGAACAGCGCGGCGAGGATACCGGAGACCGGGTGGAAGATCAGGTTCTTGAACACCAGCGCGCCCACCGTGGGCATGATGAAGAACGGCGAAATCAACAACACCCGCACGATGCCGCGGCCGACGAAGTCACTGGCTTCGAGCAGCGCCGAGATCAGTACGCCGAACACCACGCTGATTAGCAGCACACTGCCCACCAGCACCAAGGTGTTCCAGGCCCCCGGCAAAAAGCCGGAATCGGTGATGAAAAATTCAAAGTTTTCCAGCCCCGCGAACTGGTTTTCGCCGGGGTTGAGCAGGTTGTAGCGGATCAGCGAGAAGTAGACGGTCATGCCCAGCGGCACGATCATCCACAGCAGCAACAGCACGACCGATGGGCTGACCAGGAACCAGCCGGGGTTGATCAAGCGGCGCTTGGCAGCGTCCTTGGGGACGTGCAGCTGCGCCTTGGCGGTGTGAGTGTTCATTGTTTTGGTACCTTCCAGGATCGAGCGTTGGCTTCAAGGGCCTCCTCGCGGGCAAGCCTTGCACCGACAGGTGTACGACTCAAAGTCTGTACACATTGCGGGAGCAATCTCTCACGGTGCACGACTCAGGACTGCGTGCACCTGTAGGAGCAAAGCTTGCTCGAAAGCGGTATCGACGGCAGCGCCTACTTCGGATACCCGGCACGCTTCATGTCGCGCTCGGTGCTGGTCTGCGCGGCCGCCAAGGCTTGGTCAGCCGTGGTCTGGCCGGTCAGCGCCGCCGAGAACAACTTGCCTACCGAAGTGCCGATGCCCTGGAACTCGGGGATCGTCACCAACTGAATGCCGATATAAGGCACCGGGTCCACGGACGGTTTACTCGGATCAGCCACCTTCAACGACTCCAGAGTGATGTTGGCGAACGGGGCCGCCTTCATGTAGGCATCGGTGTAGGTCGACTTACGCGTCCCAGGCGGCACGTTGGCAGCGCCGTCGGTCTTGGCCACCAACTCGGCGTATTCCTTGGACGTCGCCCAGGCGGCGAAGGCCTTGGCGGCGGGTTTCTCTTTCGAGCTGGTGGGGATGCCCAGCGACCAGGAATACAACCATGCCGAGCCTTTGTCGGTCACCTGATGCGGGGCATAAGT
Proteins encoded:
- a CDS encoding histone-like nucleoid-structuring protein, MvaT/MvaU family, whose protein sequence is MSRLAEFRAAEKALQEQLAQLETLKNDAGLKKEIEFEEKLQALMKSYDKNLRDVISILDPSAVNAKSAPVAPVKTRKPRVLKVYENPHTGELIETKGGNHSGLKAWKREHGSDTVESWLRA
- a CDS encoding sn-glycerol-3-phosphate ABC transporter ATP-binding protein UgpC; translated protein: MATLKIKNLKKGFEGLQIIKGVNLEVHDREFVVFVGPSGCGKSTLLRLIAGLEDVTSGTLELDGRDITEVTPAKRDLAMVFQSYALYPHMTVRQNMAFALNLAGQDKAEVTRKVDDAARILELGPLLDRKPKQLSGGQRQRVAIGRSIVRNPKIFLFDEPLSNLDAALRVQMRLELSRLHKELQATMIYVTHDQVEAMTLADKVVVLNAGQIEQVGSPLELYHSPANLFVAGFLGTPKMGFLKGKVSRIDGQACEVDLAAGTRITLPRVSPTLSVGGEVTLGIRPEHLELASEGQCQLAVTADVSERLGSDTFCHVLTDSGEPLTLRIRGDMSSQYGERLNLYLNAEHCHLFDAQGVAVIPALRAAA
- a CDS encoding mannitol dehydrogenase family protein, which gives rise to MKLNLKNLSQLPAPVERPAYQATSTTQGIVHIGVGGFHRAHQAFYTDRLMNRGEGLDWAICGAGLRAEDRKARDDLAGQDYLFTLVELADTPDTEVRVIAAITGMLLAEDDPQALIAKLADPATRIVSLTITEGAYCIDDSSGEFMAHLPLIQHDLVHPDAPRSVFGFLCAALARRRAAGVAPFTVMSCDNLPHNGAVARKALLAFAALGEDQALHDWIAANVSFPNAMVDRITPMTSNAHRLALHDQHGIDDAWPVVCEPFVQWVLEDKFSNGRPAWEKVGVQFTDDVTPYEAMKIKLLNGSHLALTYLGTLAGHEFVHETMNDPLIVDYIRQYMDLDVTPQLAPVPGIDLSDYKATLIQRFSNQKIADQLQRVCSDGSSKFPKFTVPTIDRLIADGKPLDRAALVVAAWALYLQQPADVRAYTIVDPRADFCRELVSDDAKLTERLLGVEEIFGKTIAQSTEFAAAFERQLRNLRTLGVQGTLHALRGNGR
- a CDS encoding sugar ABC transporter permease; the encoded protein is MNTHTAKAQLHVPKDAAKRRLINPGWFLVSPSVVLLLLWMIVPLGMTVYFSLIRYNLLNPGENQFAGLENFEFFITDSGFLPGAWNTLVLVGSVLLISVVFGVLISALLEASDFVGRGIVRVLLISPFFIMPTVGALVFKNLIFHPVSGILAALFKAVGLQPIDWLANYPLLSIIIIVSWQWLPFAILILMTAMQSLDQEQKEAARLDGAGPIAIFWHLTLPHLARPIAVVVMIETIFLLSVFAEIFTTTNGGPGFASTNLAYLIYNQALVQFDVGMASAGGLIAVVIANIAAIVLVRMIGKNLTDKT
- a CDS encoding carbohydrate ABC transporter permease — translated: MMTLKQSRRLQSALLGTLAWIIALVIFFPIFWMILTSFKTEIDAFATPPQFFFTPTLENYLHIQERSDYFHFAWNSVLISFTATALCMLIAVPAAYSMAFYETKRTKKTLLWMLSTKMLPPVGVLMPIYLLAKGAGLLDSRTALIIIYTLINLPIVVWMVYTYFKDIPKDILEAARLDGATLWQEMVRVLLPISKGGLASTVLLSLILCWNEAFWSLNLTSSQAAPLTALIASYSSPEGLFWAKLSAVSTLACAPILIFGWISQKQLVRGLSFGAVK
- the xylB gene encoding xylulokinase — encoded protein: MFLGIDCGTQGTKALILDTRTGKVLGHGSAPHTLDAQANGRREQDPAQWVAAFETATAQALQEAGIDGQLIEGVGVSGQQHGLVLLDTDGQVLRPAKLWCDTETTAENDRLLHYLGGEKGSLERLGVVIAPGYTVSKLLWTKEQFPQLFARIDAILLPHDYLNYWLTGRRCSEYGDASGTGYFNVRSRQWDLQLLRHIDPDGRLQAALPELLDAHEAVGQIRPEIARRLGINPAAVVASGGGDNMMGAIGTGNIVAGEITMSLGSSGTVYAYSAEPVINPSSEVATFCSSSGGWLPLICTMNLTNVTSAVRELFELDLAGFNHQIERAPIGAEGVLMLPFLNGERVPALPQAQGSLHGLTSSNLNQANLCRAAVEGTTFGLRYGLDLLRDSGLPCHSIRLVGGGSKSPLWRQIVADIMGVPVICTEEPEAAALGAAIQAAWCVSADATTLQALCKRCVRVDDHSQTPPVPANVAKYQQVYQRYRQQLKAL
- the gloA gene encoding lactoylglutathione lyase, with product MSLDTLNTLAGVTASPDTATQQFVFNHTMLRVKDITRSLDFYTRVLGFSLVDKRDFPEAQFSLYFLALVDKQQIPQDDAERHQWMKSIPGVLELTHNHGTESDADFAYHNGNTDPRGFGHICISVPDVTVACARFEELGVTFQKRLSDGRMKHLAFIKDPDDYWVEIIQPAPMA